From a region of the Bradyrhizobium sp. KBS0727 genome:
- a CDS encoding response regulator has product MTQSQHIIIVDDEAPAREMVGDYLKMHGFAVTLCDGGKSLRGVIETHVPDLVVLDLNMPEEDGLSIIRDLKSRINVPVIMLTATASPIDRVVGLELGADDYIAKPCELRELMARIRSVLRRSAPARAAAAPEAAAAKAEKEQLVRFGTKWLDLEAQALRDEEGNEHPLTASEFGLLKVFAANPKRVLSRERLLELANARDAEAFDRAVDLRIMRIRRKIEIDPTKPAVIRTIRGGGYLFSPAGDKA; this is encoded by the coding sequence ATGACCCAGAGCCAGCACATCATCATCGTTGACGACGAGGCGCCGGCCCGCGAAATGGTCGGCGATTACCTCAAGATGCACGGCTTTGCCGTGACGCTGTGCGACGGCGGCAAAAGCCTGCGCGGCGTGATCGAGACCCACGTGCCCGATCTCGTGGTGCTCGACCTCAACATGCCCGAGGAAGACGGGCTGTCGATCATTCGCGACCTCAAGAGCCGCATCAACGTCCCCGTCATCATGCTGACGGCGACCGCAAGCCCGATCGACCGCGTCGTCGGCCTCGAACTCGGCGCCGACGATTACATCGCCAAGCCGTGCGAACTGCGCGAACTGATGGCGCGGATCCGCTCGGTGCTGCGCCGGAGCGCGCCGGCCAGGGCGGCTGCGGCGCCCGAAGCCGCGGCGGCGAAGGCCGAGAAGGAGCAACTGGTGCGGTTCGGCACCAAATGGCTCGACCTCGAGGCCCAGGCGCTGCGCGACGAAGAGGGCAACGAGCATCCGCTCACGGCCTCCGAATTCGGCCTGCTGAAGGTGTTCGCGGCCAACCCCAAGCGGGTGTTGTCGCGCGAGCGGCTCCTGGAGCTGGCCAATGCGCGCGACGCCGAGGCCTTCGACCGCGCCGTCGACCTGCGGATCATGCGGATCCGGCGCAAGATCGAGATCGATCCGACCAAGCCCGCCGTGATCCGAACCATCCGCGGCGGCGGCTATCTGTTCTCGCCCGCCGGCGACAAGGCCTGA
- a CDS encoding DUF3369 domain-containing protein, which produces MAEQDDVLHLIDDSGTVPEDSSERKWKIAVIDDDAAVHEGTRFALSDYNLHGATLEVLSAYSAAEGRTLMRDNPDIAAVLLDVIMETDVAGLELVEYIRSELKNETVRIILRTGQPGQAPERRVIVQYDINDYKAKTELTADKLFTSLTAALRSYQQLERMVQTRRGLEIIIDAASTLYDFKSMQRLAEGVLTQLASLLNVDCAGILVLRDDGNADSDFSVLAGSGCYSRFIGTTSSKALDADLRQMVEAAFTRRKNEFADHRSVLYLRTGSGREVVVLLQAERQLSDTDRSLVEIFSSRLSIAFDNVILYQQLHEANTQLEDRVAQRTRALMQANRRLSAQWLRLQRANGFKNEILGTVAHDLKNPLGVILGRTEMLTELIGAGSPKENVTAQVEHIRDATKRLTSMVDHLISDAMADAFDITIRREPVDVAALVAEVVDANLPSAVNKQQTLSVSAPPNFVTMCDADRIREAIDNLVSNAIKYSQIGGKIAVAVSHEGSNTVIRIADEGAGLSPEDLGRLFGRFQRLSAKPTAGESSTGLGLSIVKRIIDMHGGHVTAESAGPGQGSSFTVTLPATETT; this is translated from the coding sequence ATGGCCGAACAGGACGATGTCCTCCACCTGATCGACGATTCCGGAACCGTTCCGGAGGATTCGTCCGAGCGCAAATGGAAGATCGCCGTCATCGACGACGATGCGGCGGTGCACGAAGGCACCCGTTTTGCGCTGAGCGATTACAATCTCCATGGCGCGACGCTGGAGGTCCTCTCGGCCTATTCCGCGGCCGAAGGCCGCACGTTGATGCGCGACAACCCCGACATCGCGGCGGTGCTGCTCGACGTCATCATGGAAACCGACGTCGCCGGCCTCGAACTCGTCGAATACATCCGCAGCGAACTCAAGAACGAGACCGTCCGCATCATCCTGCGCACCGGCCAGCCAGGCCAGGCGCCGGAGCGCCGCGTCATCGTCCAGTACGACATCAACGACTACAAGGCCAAGACCGAGCTGACGGCCGACAAGCTGTTCACCTCGCTGACCGCGGCGCTGCGAAGCTACCAGCAACTCGAGCGCATGGTGCAGACCCGGCGCGGGCTGGAAATCATCATCGACGCCGCCTCCACCCTGTACGACTTCAAGTCGATGCAGCGCCTCGCCGAGGGCGTGCTGACGCAGCTCGCCTCGCTGCTCAACGTCGATTGCGCCGGCATCCTGGTGCTGCGCGACGACGGCAATGCCGATAGCGATTTCTCGGTGCTCGCGGGCTCCGGCTGCTACAGCCGCTTCATCGGCACCACCAGCTCGAAAGCGCTCGATGCGGATCTGCGGCAGATGGTGGAAGCCGCCTTCACGCGCCGCAAGAACGAATTCGCCGACCACCGCAGCGTGCTCTATCTGCGCACCGGCAGCGGCCGCGAGGTCGTGGTGCTGCTGCAGGCCGAGCGCCAGCTCTCCGACACCGACCGCTCGCTGGTCGAGATTTTCTCGAGCCGGCTCTCGATCGCGTTCGACAACGTCATTCTGTACCAGCAGTTGCACGAGGCCAATACCCAGCTCGAGGACCGCGTCGCCCAGCGCACCCGCGCGCTGATGCAGGCCAACCGCCGGCTCTCGGCGCAGTGGCTGCGGCTGCAGCGCGCCAACGGCTTCAAGAACGAAATTCTCGGCACCGTCGCCCACGATTTGAAGAACCCGCTGGGCGTGATCCTCGGCCGTACCGAAATGCTGACCGAACTGATCGGCGCCGGCTCGCCCAAGGAAAACGTCACCGCGCAGGTCGAGCATATCCGCGACGCCACCAAGCGCTTGACCTCGATGGTCGATCATCTGATTTCGGACGCCATGGCGGACGCCTTCGACATCACCATCCGCCGCGAGCCGGTCGATGTCGCCGCCCTCGTCGCCGAGGTCGTCGACGCCAACCTGCCCTCGGCGGTCAACAAGCAACAGACGCTCAGCGTGTCCGCGCCGCCGAATTTCGTCACCATGTGCGACGCCGACCGGATCCGCGAGGCGATCGACAATCTCGTCAGCAACGCCATCAAATATTCGCAGATCGGCGGCAAGATCGCGGTGGCCGTCAGCCACGAGGGCAGCAATACCGTCATCCGCATCGCCGATGAGGGCGCGGGATTGTCGCCGGAGGACCTCGGCCGGCTGTTCGGCCGCTTCCAGCGGCTTTCGGCCAAGCCGACCGCCGGTGAAAGTTCGACCGGCCTCGGCCTGTCGATCGTCAAGCGCATCATCGACATGCATGGCGGCCATGTGACCGCGGAAAGCGCCGGCCCCGGACAGGGCTCGTCGTTTACGGTTACACTGCCCGCAACAGAGACGACATGA
- a CDS encoding ATP-binding protein — translation MPIRWRILSIAGLNSAVVVVLAALIWNGATVLGSAWEDVRQVRESDKILALLESETSRLQNLIHRYINQPSPELFAEILLLREAVLGTLTTRASTDPMLSGSVERLEHVTDRFLNGFGELRGVQATITKTYEQQVLGPAKEMAGLYSIIEGATGHRDALIWPALGKSREAFTGMLVAANSYYLSLASASAEEARRNTETIEKTIPVMSDLADNDLQRMALTRLNARTLALREGFAKLTEQLANRTELLRNTIDASQADAIGAIDELSVKMRQREQKAQETFDRTLSAISRRVLSIAVIFLGIILSAGVLIALSIRLPLQQIMAAMHAITSGDYDRAVQGTTAKDEVGAMARAVEVFRENAIAKRATEDELRASKEKAEGALLELNTAQQNLIDAERLAALGGLVAGVAHEVNNPIGISLTVASSFARRVEMFDQDLRTEPLRRSKLDEFVRTSRDAAGQLVANLHRAGELIQSFKQVAVDRSHAERRQFSLSEATDQIVASLRPVLKKAAITLSVDVPEGLMIDGYPGSYGQILTNLFLNAANHAFADGRSGAITITARGRGSDDVEIIFADNGAGMTPDVQRQAFDPFFTTRRNEGGTGLGLHIVYNLVTQQLGGRMMLESRPGQGTTFRIIMPKVAKGSPTPTDTAADGTPQWPNRTMSST, via the coding sequence GTGCCGATCCGCTGGCGCATCCTGTCGATCGCGGGCTTGAACTCCGCGGTCGTCGTGGTGCTCGCCGCGCTGATCTGGAATGGCGCCACGGTGCTCGGATCCGCTTGGGAAGATGTCCGCCAGGTGCGGGAATCCGACAAGATCCTGGCGCTGCTGGAAAGCGAAACCAGCCGGCTGCAGAACCTGATCCATCGCTACATCAACCAGCCGAGCCCGGAACTGTTCGCTGAAATCCTGTTGCTGCGCGAAGCGGTACTCGGCACACTCACCACGCGCGCCTCGACCGACCCGATGCTGTCAGGATCGGTCGAGCGGCTGGAGCATGTCACCGACCGCTTCCTCAACGGCTTCGGCGAATTGCGCGGGGTGCAGGCGACCATCACCAAGACCTACGAACAGCAGGTGCTGGGCCCGGCCAAGGAGATGGCCGGACTCTACTCCATCATCGAGGGCGCCACCGGCCATCGCGATGCGCTGATCTGGCCGGCGCTCGGCAAATCCCGCGAGGCGTTCACGGGAATGCTAGTCGCCGCCAACTCCTATTATCTGTCGCTGGCGTCGGCGTCCGCCGAGGAGGCGCGCCGCAATACCGAGACGATCGAGAAGACCATCCCTGTGATGTCCGACCTCGCCGACAACGACCTGCAGCGGATGGCGCTGACGCGGCTGAACGCGCGGACGCTGGCGCTGCGCGAGGGCTTTGCCAAGCTGACCGAGCAACTCGCCAACCGGACCGAGCTGTTGCGCAACACCATCGACGCCAGCCAGGCCGATGCAATCGGCGCCATCGACGAATTGTCGGTCAAGATGCGCCAGCGCGAGCAGAAGGCGCAGGAGACCTTCGACCGGACGCTGTCGGCGATTTCGCGCCGGGTGCTGTCGATCGCCGTGATCTTCCTCGGCATCATCCTGTCTGCCGGTGTCCTGATCGCATTGTCGATCCGGCTGCCGTTGCAACAGATCATGGCGGCGATGCACGCCATCACGTCGGGCGACTACGACCGCGCCGTGCAGGGCACGACGGCCAAGGACGAGGTCGGCGCGATGGCGCGCGCGGTGGAGGTGTTCCGCGAGAACGCGATCGCCAAGCGCGCGACCGAGGACGAACTGCGCGCCTCGAAGGAGAAGGCCGAGGGCGCGCTGCTCGAGCTCAACACCGCGCAGCAGAACCTGATCGACGCCGAACGGCTGGCCGCGCTCGGCGGCCTGGTCGCCGGTGTTGCCCATGAAGTGAACAACCCGATCGGCATCAGCCTGACCGTCGCTTCAAGCTTTGCACGCCGCGTCGAAATGTTCGACCAGGATCTGCGCACCGAACCGTTGCGGCGCTCCAAGCTCGACGAATTCGTCAGGACCTCGCGCGACGCCGCGGGGCAACTGGTGGCAAACCTGCATCGCGCCGGCGAACTGATCCAGTCGTTCAAGCAGGTGGCCGTCGACCGCTCGCACGCCGAGCGCCGGCAATTCTCACTCAGCGAAGCCACCGACCAGATCGTCGCGAGCCTGCGGCCGGTGCTGAAGAAGGCCGCTATCACGCTGTCGGTGGACGTGCCGGAAGGGCTGATGATCGACGGCTATCCCGGCTCCTACGGCCAGATATTAACCAATCTTTTCCTCAACGCCGCCAATCATGCCTTCGCCGACGGCCGTTCCGGGGCGATCACGATTACCGCGCGGGGGCGCGGCAGCGACGATGTCGAGATCATTTTCGCCGACAACGGGGCCGGCATGACGCCGGACGTGCAGCGGCAGGCGTTCGACCCGTTCTTTACGACGCGCCGCAACGAGGGCGGCACCGGACTGGGCTTGCATATCGTCTATAATCTTGTCACTCAACAGCTCGGCGGCCGGATGATGCTGGAGTCAAGACCGGGACAAGGCACCACATTCCGCATTATCATGCCGAAAGTCGCCAAGGGCAGCCCCACGCCAACAGACACTGCAGCCGACGGAACTCCTCAATGGCCGAACAGGACGATGTCCTCCACCTGA
- a CDS encoding TRAP transporter substrate-binding protein, whose protein sequence is MPVYRRADLSRTMKLVVALCLAAASSSVFAREFRAADTQNEDYPTVQALGYMGSLVSERSGGRHQIKVFHSHQLGEEKETLEQTRVGAIDLNRTNVALIGTIVPAMNVLAMPFLFRSIEHQQKVLDGPIGNEILNSFEPYGFVGLAFYDSGARSIYNSVRPIRSIDDLKGLRLRVQQSEQMSTMIRALGAEPVELPYGQVLTGLSTKLIDGAENNWPSFVTTDHYRFAGFYTLTEHTMSPEVLVMSQKAWSSLTPEDQNIFREAALRSSRFMRERWRDLEERSRKQAEDAGVRIIADIDRKPFEAAMAGIYTKAQSDPAMAGLIERIRKVE, encoded by the coding sequence TTGCCAGTGTACCGCCGCGCCGACCTTTCGCGGACCATGAAGCTTGTTGTCGCGCTGTGTCTGGCAGCCGCTTCATCGAGCGTTTTTGCGCGCGAATTTCGCGCCGCCGATACCCAGAACGAGGATTATCCGACCGTCCAGGCGCTGGGCTACATGGGCAGCCTGGTATCGGAACGCAGCGGCGGCCGGCACCAGATCAAGGTGTTTCATTCCCACCAGCTCGGCGAGGAAAAGGAAACCCTCGAACAGACCCGGGTCGGCGCGATCGATCTCAACCGGACCAACGTCGCCTTGATCGGGACGATCGTGCCGGCGATGAACGTGCTGGCGATGCCGTTTCTGTTTCGCTCGATCGAGCATCAGCAGAAGGTGCTGGATGGACCGATCGGAAACGAGATCCTAAACAGTTTCGAGCCCTACGGATTCGTTGGGCTGGCGTTTTACGATTCCGGCGCCCGCTCGATCTACAACAGCGTCAGGCCGATCCGCTCGATCGACGACCTCAAGGGACTGCGGCTGCGGGTGCAGCAATCCGAACAGATGTCTACCATGATCCGCGCGCTCGGCGCCGAGCCGGTCGAACTGCCCTATGGACAGGTGCTGACCGGGCTCTCCACCAAACTGATCGACGGCGCGGAGAACAACTGGCCGTCCTTCGTCACCACCGATCACTACAGGTTCGCCGGCTTCTATACGCTGACCGAACACACGATGAGCCCCGAGGTGCTGGTGATGTCACAAAAGGCATGGTCGAGCCTGACGCCGGAAGACCAGAACATATTCCGTGAAGCGGCGCTGCGATCGAGCCGCTTCATGCGCGAGAGATGGCGGGATCTCGAGGAACGTTCGCGCAAGCAGGCGGAGGACGCCGGCGTCAGGATCATCGCCGATATCGACCGCAAGCCGTTCGAGGCGGCGATGGCCGGAATTTATACCAAGGCACAGAGCGACCCGGCGATGGCCGGGTTGATCGAACGCATTCGCAAGGTGGAGTGA
- the ugpB gene encoding sn-glycerol-3-phosphate ABC transporter substrate-binding protein UgpB produces the protein MALRFLQLTALAAIGLVSPAQAATEIMWWHAMSGELGKQVEKLAADFNASQSDYRIVPAYKGNYTETVTASIFAFRSRSQPAIVQVNEIATATMMAAKGAIYPVFELMRDQSEPFSPGAYLPAVTSYYSDVAGNMLSFPFNVSTPILYYNKDLFRAAGLDPEVAPKTWPEVGAAAKRLRAAGAVCGLTTSWPSWINVENFSAFHNLPLATRANGFGGLDAELTFNNPLVVRHIAQLAEWQATKVFDYGGRGQSAEPRFQKGECGIFIGSSATRADIKANSKFEVGYGMMPYWPDVQGAPQNTIIGGATLWVLRDRPRAEYAGVAKFFVYLSKPEIQAAWHQNTGYLPITRAAFDLTRAQGFYDRNPGAAISIEQMTLKAPTDNSKGIRLGSFVLIRDVIDEELEQAFSGKRSAQAALDFAVERGNRMLRQFERANPDR, from the coding sequence CTGGCCTTGAGGTTCCTGCAGCTCACAGCGCTCGCGGCCATCGGGCTGGTGTCGCCCGCGCAAGCCGCCACCGAGATCATGTGGTGGCACGCGATGTCGGGCGAGCTCGGCAAGCAGGTCGAAAAGCTTGCGGCCGATTTTAACGCCTCGCAATCCGATTACCGGATCGTGCCGGCCTATAAGGGCAATTACACCGAAACGGTGACGGCCTCGATCTTCGCCTTCCGTTCGCGCAGCCAGCCCGCCATCGTTCAGGTCAACGAGATCGCGACCGCAACCATGATGGCGGCGAAGGGGGCGATCTATCCGGTGTTCGAATTGATGCGCGACCAGTCGGAGCCGTTCTCGCCCGGCGCCTATCTGCCGGCCGTCACCAGCTACTACTCCGACGTCGCCGGCAACATGCTGTCGTTTCCGTTCAATGTCTCGACGCCGATCCTCTACTACAACAAGGATCTGTTCCGCGCCGCGGGCCTCGATCCGGAGGTCGCGCCGAAGACCTGGCCCGAGGTCGGCGCTGCTGCGAAGCGGCTGCGCGCGGCCGGTGCCGTCTGCGGCCTCACCACATCCTGGCCCTCCTGGATCAATGTCGAGAATTTTTCGGCGTTCCACAATCTGCCGCTGGCAACCCGGGCCAATGGCTTCGGCGGGCTCGACGCCGAGCTCACCTTCAACAACCCGCTGGTGGTGCGCCATATCGCGCAACTGGCGGAATGGCAGGCCACAAAGGTGTTCGACTATGGCGGCCGGGGGCAATCGGCCGAACCGCGCTTCCAGAAGGGCGAGTGCGGAATCTTTATCGGCTCGTCGGCGACGCGCGCCGACATCAAGGCCAATTCGAAATTCGAGGTCGGCTACGGCATGATGCCGTACTGGCCCGACGTGCAGGGCGCGCCGCAAAACACCATCATCGGCGGCGCCACGTTGTGGGTGCTGCGCGACCGGCCGCGCGCCGAATATGCCGGGGTCGCAAAATTCTTTGTCTATCTTTCGAAGCCGGAAATCCAGGCCGCCTGGCACCAGAACACCGGCTATCTGCCGATCACCCGCGCCGCCTTCGACCTCACGCGCGCGCAGGGGTTCTACGACCGCAATCCGGGTGCGGCGATCTCGATCGAGCAGATGACGTTGAAGGCGCCGACCGACAATTCGAAGGGAATCCGGCTCGGCTCGTTCGTCCTGATCCGCGACGTCATCGACGAGGAGCTGGAGCAGGCTTTCAGCGGCAAACGGTCGGCCCAGGCTGCGCTCGATTTCGCCGTCGAGCGCGGCAATCGCATGCTGCGTCAGTTCGAACGGGCCAATCCGGACAGATAG
- a CDS encoding phosphotransferase, whose amino-acid sequence MHPLPNLPDFEAFKAWRADTSQWLPVALDIAHGHGLPTASPHIFSTGTNLVIGLGDELILKIFPPFFRGKFVSERSSLALLRGKLGIPIPEIAFEGERDQWPYLVITRLSGILGSEAWPALPEDQKERVLAEIGSTIAEVQRVPVGELSLIEPRWDQFIAAQIAGCRARHVRLGLPQKFLDGLDDLLREVPALIPLDRLPVMLTGEYIPENFLLSRDGAKWRLSGLFDFGDVMTGWGEYDLLGPSAFMAAGKPRRVRSLFEGFGYSAAYIDATLKRRLMALTLLHRVSDPVRHICIEGWQHKAGDLFELQDLVWPV is encoded by the coding sequence ATGCATCCACTGCCGAATCTGCCGGATTTTGAGGCTTTCAAGGCCTGGCGCGCCGACACATCGCAATGGCTGCCGGTGGCGCTCGACATTGCGCATGGCCATGGCCTGCCGACCGCGTCGCCGCACATCTTCTCCACCGGGACCAATCTTGTCATCGGCCTCGGCGACGAACTGATCCTGAAAATTTTTCCGCCCTTCTTCCGTGGCAAGTTTGTTTCGGAGCGCAGTTCGTTGGCGCTGCTGCGCGGGAAGCTCGGTATCCCGATCCCCGAAATCGCGTTCGAGGGCGAGCGCGATCAGTGGCCGTATCTCGTCATCACGCGGCTGTCCGGCATCCTCGGCAGCGAAGCCTGGCCGGCGCTGCCGGAAGATCAGAAGGAGCGCGTTCTCGCCGAGATCGGATCGACCATCGCGGAAGTGCAGCGCGTCCCGGTGGGAGAGCTTTCCCTGATCGAGCCGCGCTGGGACCAGTTCATCGCGGCGCAGATCGCAGGATGCCGCGCGCGGCATGTCCGTCTCGGTCTGCCGCAAAAATTTCTGGATGGGCTGGACGACCTTTTGCGCGAGGTGCCCGCGCTGATTCCGCTCGACAGGCTGCCGGTGATGCTGACCGGTGAATACATTCCGGAGAATTTTTTGTTGAGTCGCGATGGTGCGAAATGGCGCCTGTCCGGACTGTTCGACTTCGGCGACGTGATGACCGGCTGGGGCGAATACGACCTGCTGGGTCCGAGCGCCTTCATGGCGGCGGGCAAGCCGCGCCGGGTTCGCAGCCTGTTCGAGGGTTTTGGGTATTCAGCCGCTTATATCGATGCCACCTTGAAGCGGCGGCTGATGGCGCTGACGCTGCTGCATCGCGTCAGCGATCCGGTCCGCCATATCTGCATCGAGGGCTGGCAGCACAAAGCCGGTGACCTCTTCGAATTGCAGGATCTGGTTTGGCCGGTGTGA
- a CDS encoding ABC transporter substrate-binding protein, giving the protein MKRRDFLKSVSGIAAAGALTPAPAIWSAAKADARSETLLIVSEGGPNNLDIHGVGTNVPGYEVSWNCYDRLISHEMKEGPGGVPYYDRDKFKPELAEDMNISDMSVTFKLRKNAKFHDGTPVTAKDAKWSLDRAVSVGGFPTFQMSAGSLTKPEQFVVVDDNTIRVDFARKDKLTIPDLAVIVPCIVNSELVKKNASEKDPWGLEFTKQQTAGSGAYKVTKWTAGTEVIMERNDEWVCGPMPKIKRVIWRMVPQAGNRRALLERGDADISYELPNKDFQELKAAGKLNIVSLPFSNGIQYLGMNVTKPPFNNPKVREAIAYAVPYQKIMDVVLFGLANPMFGAPAGKATDVAWPQPTKYFTDMAKAKALLTEAGYPDGFETTISFDLNFAGINEPLCVLVQESLAQIGIKTTINKVPGANWRTELNKKEMPLYTNVFSGWLDYPEYFFYWCYHGNNSVFNTMSYKSPEMDRLIDGARTAAATGDKTAYDTDVKGMVDLAFTDIPRIPLYQPFVNVAMQKNVSGYQYWFHRRLDYRALVKG; this is encoded by the coding sequence ATGAAGCGTCGCGATTTCCTCAAATCAGTGTCCGGAATCGCCGCTGCCGGCGCGCTGACGCCGGCGCCGGCGATCTGGTCGGCGGCCAAGGCCGACGCCCGGTCGGAGACGTTGTTGATCGTCTCGGAGGGCGGCCCCAACAATCTCGACATCCATGGCGTCGGCACCAACGTGCCCGGCTATGAAGTGTCGTGGAATTGCTACGACCGCCTGATCAGCCACGAGATGAAGGAAGGTCCCGGCGGGGTCCCGTATTACGACCGCGACAAGTTCAAGCCCGAACTCGCCGAGGACATGAACATCAGCGACATGTCGGTGACCTTCAAGCTGAGGAAGAACGCGAAATTCCACGACGGCACACCGGTGACGGCCAAGGACGCCAAGTGGTCGCTGGATCGCGCGGTCAGCGTCGGCGGCTTCCCGACCTTCCAGATGAGCGCGGGTTCGCTGACCAAGCCGGAACAGTTCGTCGTCGTCGACGACAACACGATCCGCGTCGACTTCGCCAGGAAGGACAAGCTGACGATTCCCGATCTCGCCGTGATCGTGCCCTGCATCGTCAACTCGGAACTGGTGAAGAAGAACGCCTCCGAGAAGGACCCGTGGGGTCTCGAGTTTACAAAACAGCAGACCGCGGGATCCGGCGCCTACAAGGTGACGAAATGGACCGCGGGCACCGAAGTCATCATGGAGCGCAACGACGAGTGGGTCTGCGGTCCGATGCCGAAGATCAAGCGCGTGATCTGGCGCATGGTGCCGCAGGCCGGTAACCGCCGCGCGCTGTTGGAGCGCGGCGACGCCGACATCTCCTATGAGCTGCCCAACAAGGATTTTCAGGAACTGAAAGCGGCCGGCAAGCTCAACATCGTGTCGCTGCCGTTCTCCAACGGCATCCAGTATCTCGGCATGAACGTTACCAAGCCGCCGTTCAACAATCCGAAGGTGCGCGAGGCGATAGCCTATGCGGTGCCGTACCAGAAAATCATGGATGTGGTGCTGTTCGGCCTCGCCAATCCGATGTTCGGCGCGCCGGCCGGCAAGGCCACCGACGTGGCGTGGCCGCAGCCGACCAAGTATTTCACCGACATGGCGAAGGCGAAGGCGTTGCTGACCGAGGCCGGCTATCCCGACGGCTTCGAGACCACGATTTCATTCGACCTCAACTTCGCAGGCATCAACGAGCCGCTCTGCGTGCTGGTGCAGGAGAGCCTCGCCCAGATCGGCATCAAGACCACGATCAACAAGGTGCCCGGCGCCAACTGGCGCACCGAGTTGAACAAGAAGGAAATGCCGCTCTACACCAACGTGTTCTCGGGCTGGCTCGATTACCCCGAATATTTCTTCTACTGGTGCTATCACGGCAACAATTCCGTCTTCAACACCATGAGCTACAAGTCGCCGGAGATGGACCGGCTGATCGACGGCGCGCGCACGGCAGCCGCGACCGGCGACAAGACGGCCTACGACACCGACGTCAAGGGCATGGTCGATCTCGCCTTCACCGACATCCCGCGGATTCCGCTGTATCAGCCCTTCGTCAACGTCGCGATGCAGAAGAACGTTTCCGGCTATCAATACTGGTTCCACCGCCGCCTCGACTACCGCGCGCTGGTGAAGGGGTAA
- a CDS encoding ABC transporter permease: MLTMIGKRLMFAIPSLIGVVIVTFLLTRALPGDPAAYFAGPAATKEAVEQIRKKLGLDKPLIEQFFRYTNDLAHGDFGNSLTTGQPVASEIKNRLPASAELTLLGLVVSIVIAIPLGVLAATRPGSWIDHICRITTTAGVSLPVFFTGLVLVYVFYFRLGWSPAPLGRLDVFYSAPPGVTGFYLIDTLIARDFEAFRSAASQLILPAVTLAIFSLAPIARMTRASMLAVLASDFVRTARASGLSPATVIVTYAFRNAMLPVITTLSMVFSFLLGANVLVEKVFAWPGIGSYAVEALISSDFAPVQGFVLTMAVMYVLLNLIIDILYGVIDPRVRLEG; encoded by the coding sequence ATGCTGACCATGATCGGCAAGCGGCTGATGTTTGCGATCCCGTCGCTGATCGGGGTCGTGATCGTGACCTTCCTGCTGACACGCGCGCTGCCCGGCGATCCCGCGGCCTATTTCGCCGGACCCGCCGCGACCAAGGAAGCGGTCGAGCAGATCCGCAAGAAGCTCGGCCTCGACAAGCCGCTGATCGAGCAGTTCTTCCGTTACACCAACGACCTCGCGCACGGCGATTTCGGCAACTCGCTGACGACGGGCCAGCCGGTCGCCAGCGAAATCAAGAACCGCCTGCCGGCGTCGGCCGAACTGACGCTGCTCGGCCTCGTGGTATCGATCGTGATTGCGATTCCCTTGGGCGTGCTTGCGGCCACCAGGCCGGGTTCCTGGATCGACCATATCTGTCGCATCACGACGACGGCCGGCGTGTCACTGCCGGTGTTCTTCACCGGACTGGTGCTGGTCTACGTCTTCTATTTCAGGCTCGGCTGGTCGCCCGCGCCATTGGGCCGGCTCGACGTGTTCTACAGCGCGCCGCCCGGCGTGACCGGCTTCTACCTGATCGATACCCTGATCGCGCGCGATTTCGAGGCGTTCCGTTCCGCCGCCAGCCAGTTGATCCTGCCGGCGGTGACGCTGGCGATCTTCTCGCTGGCGCCGATCGCACGCATGACGCGGGCCTCGATGCTGGCGGTGCTGGCGTCCGACTTCGTGCGCACCGCGCGCGCCAGCGGACTTTCGCCGGCGACCGTGATCGTCACTTACGCGTTTCGCAACGCGATGCTGCCGGTCATCACCACGCTCAGCATGGTGTTCTCGTTCCTGCTCGGCGCCAACGTGCTGGTGGAGAAGGTTTTCGCCTGGCCCGGCATCGGCTCCTACGCGGTCGAAGCGTTGATCTCGTCGGACTTCGCGCCGGTGCAGGGCTTCGTGCTGACCATGGCGGTGATGTACGTGCTGCTCAATCTGATCATCGACATTCTCTATGGCGTCATCGATCCCAGAGTGAGACTTGAAGGGTAA